A part of Vigna radiata var. radiata cultivar VC1973A chromosome 11, Vradiata_ver6, whole genome shotgun sequence genomic DNA contains:
- the LOC106777153 gene encoding uncharacterized protein LOC106777153 isoform X1 — MALILELLTNIILLVTKPFSLLNLAFWFGIKIALTVIYTWTELIRTTISFYVNIVLSVITWTCALISLPARAVNVFQKERELEQKLQEMQIELENLVREKKELEEHFQMVVKERRMVEILLAEIEEEHDMAIAKIEKLEGKLRDQRNENLRLKEIRGKGSRDQNKSEKFKKISLQDLLTSKDMGEDESKTRSELLKLLKTGSKSGSVNSEMISKDVETMETVTLDHHRDIALSQSLFTALMSLVVGVTVWEAEDPCMPLVVALFAVVGMSLKSVVKFFSSIRNKPASDVVALLSFNLFILGTLSYPTLPKVVRMLV, encoded by the exons ATGGCGTTGATTTTGGAGCTATTGACCAATATAATACTCTTGGTGACGAAGCCTTTCTCTCTCCTTAATCTGGCATTCTGGTTTGGTATCAAAATCGCATTAACTGTCATATATACTTGGACGGAATTGATCAGGACTACTATTAGCTTCTATGTAAACATAGTATTAAGTGTTATCACATGGACATGTGCTCTTATTTCCCTGCCTGCAAGAGCAGTGAATGTCTTTCAAAAGGAGAGGGAG CTAGAACAAAAACTACAGGAAATGCAGATAGAGCTGGAGAATCTGGTGAGGGAGAAGAAAGAACTTGAAGAACATTTTCAAATGGTTGTCAAAGAGCGCAGAATGGTGGAGATACTGTTGGCAGAGATTGAAGAAGAGCATGATATGGCGATTGCAAAAATCGAAAAGTTAGAGGGAaag TTGCGGGATCAGAGAAATGAAAATCTTCGGCTGAAAGAAATTCGAGGAAAGGGCTCCAGAGATCAAAACAAAAGTGAGAAATTCAAGAAGATTTCCCTTCAAGATCTTCTAACGAGCAAAGATATGGGGGAAGATGAGAGCAAAACCAGAAGTGAGTTGCTTAAACTGTTGAAAACCGGTTCAAAGTCAGGGTCAGTTAATTCCGAAATGATATCAAAGGATGTAGAAACGATGGAAACAGTAACACTCGACCATCATCGAGACATTGCTCTGTCACAATCACTTTTCACTGCCCTTATGTCACTTGTGGTTGGAGTCACTGTGTGGGAAGCTGAGGACCCTTGCATGCCTCTTGTGGTGGCTCTCTTTGCCGTAGTAGGCATGTCCTTGAAGAGTGTGGTGAAGTTTTTCTCCTCCATTAGAAACAAACCTGCATCTGATGTTGTTGCACTTTTAAGCTTCAATTTGTTTATTCTTGGCACTCTATCCTACCCTACCTTACCTAAGGTTGTTCGCATGCTGGTTTGA
- the LOC106777153 gene encoding uncharacterized protein LOC106777153 isoform X2, with the protein MALILELLTNIILLLEQKLQEMQIELENLVREKKELEEHFQMVVKERRMVEILLAEIEEEHDMAIAKIEKLEGKLRDQRNENLRLKEIRGKGSRDQNKSEKFKKISLQDLLTSKDMGEDESKTRSELLKLLKTGSKSGSVNSEMISKDVETMETVTLDHHRDIALSQSLFTALMSLVVGVTVWEAEDPCMPLVVALFAVVGMSLKSVVKFFSSIRNKPASDVVALLSFNLFILGTLSYPTLPKVVRMLV; encoded by the exons ATGGCGTTGATTTTGGAGCTATTGACCAATATAATACTCTTG CTAGAACAAAAACTACAGGAAATGCAGATAGAGCTGGAGAATCTGGTGAGGGAGAAGAAAGAACTTGAAGAACATTTTCAAATGGTTGTCAAAGAGCGCAGAATGGTGGAGATACTGTTGGCAGAGATTGAAGAAGAGCATGATATGGCGATTGCAAAAATCGAAAAGTTAGAGGGAaag TTGCGGGATCAGAGAAATGAAAATCTTCGGCTGAAAGAAATTCGAGGAAAGGGCTCCAGAGATCAAAACAAAAGTGAGAAATTCAAGAAGATTTCCCTTCAAGATCTTCTAACGAGCAAAGATATGGGGGAAGATGAGAGCAAAACCAGAAGTGAGTTGCTTAAACTGTTGAAAACCGGTTCAAAGTCAGGGTCAGTTAATTCCGAAATGATATCAAAGGATGTAGAAACGATGGAAACAGTAACACTCGACCATCATCGAGACATTGCTCTGTCACAATCACTTTTCACTGCCCTTATGTCACTTGTGGTTGGAGTCACTGTGTGGGAAGCTGAGGACCCTTGCATGCCTCTTGTGGTGGCTCTCTTTGCCGTAGTAGGCATGTCCTTGAAGAGTGTGGTGAAGTTTTTCTCCTCCATTAGAAACAAACCTGCATCTGATGTTGTTGCACTTTTAAGCTTCAATTTGTTTATTCTTGGCACTCTATCCTACCCTACCTTACCTAAGGTTGTTCGCATGCTGGTTTGA